One stretch of Rutidosis leptorrhynchoides isolate AG116_Rl617_1_P2 unplaced genomic scaffold, CSIRO_AGI_Rlap_v1 contig57, whole genome shotgun sequence DNA includes these proteins:
- the LOC139884557 gene encoding transcription factor IBH1-like 1, which yields MHSASSIKQKFLKKWIMGLQLCNSSKKNMTIMERRKAIKLSADLALASVRNYTTRWSRALVASASQNDDNQALLQHIIGSDAAKHKKASINVVANSTTSVAKKIASKKILKRSWGIRRVRKLSNGALKDPPYSIAKRLVKKRTQLLKNLVPGGESMDAISLIEETLDYMVWLRAQVDVMRSLARASERLDGK from the coding sequence ATGCACAGTGCTAGCTCAATAAAGCAAAAGTTCCTCAAGAAATGGATCATGGGTCTCCAGCTATGCAATTCCTCAAAGAAGAACATGACGATCATGGAGAGAAGAAAGGCCATAAAGCTCTCAGCAGACCTCGCATTGGCTTCGGTCCGGAATTACACAACACGTTGGAGTCGTGCCCTAGTTGCAAGTGCCTCACAAAATGATGACAACCAGGCTCTCCTTCAACATATCATTGGCTCTGATGCTGCGAAGCACAAGAAAGCTTCCATTAATGTTGTAGCAAATTCAACAACTTCCGTTGCCAAGAAGATTGCCAGCAAGAAGATATTGAAAAGGAGCTGGGGCATTAGGAGAGTGAGAAAACTGAGCAATGGTGCTCTAAAAGATCCACCGTACTCTATTGCCAAGAGGTTGGTGAAGAAGAGAACACAGTTGCTCAAGAACCTTGTACCAGGAGGAGAATCGATGGACGCTATCTCTTTGATCGAAGAAACCCTAGATTATATGGTGTGGCTCCGAGCTCAAGTTGACGTCATGCGTTCTCTCGCTCGTGCGAGTGAGCGCCTAGATGGTAAATGA